In Sporomusaceae bacterium, the following proteins share a genomic window:
- a CDS encoding HD-GYP domain-containing protein: MKKLAVQDLVPGMTVDKEVISDEGVVLLERGTRLTPWQITNLRNWQIPHILIDETQPPIDAALPASLSAAAFLGEYVRTVDAIRHTFEHIRVFREVPLLEMEELVDQRITLLADTVGVLDHLYEIRLHSDHTFQHSLNVAIVAAILGRWRKYQGPQLKNLILAGLLHDIGKLFVPLTVLDKPDTLSPREFEVIKRHPQEGYKLIHGEQRLAEETKLGVLQHHERKDGSGYPGRLAGDEIHPFAQIIAIADIYNAMTSDRAYRRRMTPLAALEVIAEQMHQKLETGVCLTFLDNMRELFTGNSVILSTGQRAKIIVLNTRDRYWTKPVVCIPSGMMLDLQKEEISIVELIEEG; encoded by the coding sequence TTGAAGAAACTAGCCGTGCAAGACTTGGTCCCGGGCATGACCGTCGACAAAGAAGTCATCTCCGACGAAGGAGTGGTGCTGCTGGAGCGGGGCACGCGGCTCACGCCGTGGCAGATAACCAACCTCCGCAACTGGCAGATACCCCACATCCTCATCGACGAGACCCAACCGCCCATCGACGCGGCCTTGCCGGCCTCCCTGTCCGCAGCCGCCTTCCTGGGTGAGTATGTACGCACCGTAGACGCCATCAGACATACCTTCGAGCACATCCGCGTTTTCCGCGAAGTGCCCCTCCTGGAAATGGAAGAACTCGTCGACCAGCGGATAACCCTTCTGGCGGACACGGTCGGCGTCCTCGACCACCTCTACGAAATCAGGCTGCACAGCGACCACACCTTCCAGCACTCGCTCAACGTCGCCATCGTCGCCGCCATACTCGGCCGCTGGCGGAAATACCAGGGCCCCCAGCTCAAAAACCTCATCCTCGCCGGCCTCCTCCACGACATCGGCAAACTGTTCGTGCCGCTGACCGTGCTCGATAAACCCGACACCCTCTCGCCCCGCGAATTCGAAGTCATCAAACGCCACCCCCAAGAAGGCTACAAACTCATCCACGGCGAGCAGCGGCTGGCCGAAGAAACCAAACTGGGCGTCCTCCAGCACCACGAGCGTAAGGACGGCAGCGGCTACCCCGGCAGACTCGCCGGCGACGAAATCCACCCCTTCGCGCAGATCATCGCCATCGCCGACATCTACAACGCCATGACCTCCGACCGGGCCTACCGCCGCCGTATGACACCCCTCGCCGCCCTCGAAGTAATCGCCGAGCAGATGCATCAGAAACTGGAAACAGGCGTCTGCCTCACCTTCCTCGACAACATGCGCGAACTCTTTACCGGCAACAGCGTCATCCTCAGCACCGGCCAGCGGGCGAAAATCATCGTCCTCAACACCCGCGACCGCTACTGGACAAAACCCGTCGTCTGCATCCCCAGCGGCATGATGCTCGACCTCCAGAAAGAAGAAATCAGCATCGTCGAACTCATCGAAGAAGGATAA